In Haloimpatiens massiliensis, the following are encoded in one genomic region:
- a CDS encoding 3'-5' exonuclease, whose protein sequence is MLHSELHGVKGMEFKNIFLINCNEGIMPHNNSNSDALSLEEERRLFYVAITRTIDNIWLCITENIKGNRRGVSRFIDECSLQDKKNKKYIREGTEVMHKVFGKGKVIEVGDNHLSIMFNDETKRKFDTILTLNSGLLKVQ, encoded by the coding sequence TTGCTACATTCTGAACTACATGGAGTTAAAGGAATGGAATTTAAGAATATTTTTTTAATTAACTGTAATGAAGGAATAATGCCGCATAATAATAGCAATAGTGATGCTTTAAGCTTGGAAGAGGAAAGAAGGCTTTTTTATGTAGCCATAACCAGGACAATAGATAATATATGGCTGTGTATAACAGAAAATATAAAAGGAAATAGGAGGGGGGTTTCTAGATTTATAGATGAATGTAGTTTACAGGATAAAAAAAATAAAAAATATATTAGAGAAGGAACGGAAGTAATGCATAAAGTTTTTGGAAAAGGTAAAGTTATAGAGGTAGGGGATAATCATCTGTCTATAATGTTCAATGATGAAACCAAAAGAAAATTTGATACTATATTAACCTTAAATAGTGGATTATTGAAGGTTCAATAA
- a CDS encoding Ig-like domain-containing protein produces MMNVFDTGFKEDFDYILSTIGESITINDKDIKTALITKGDNKDKLINYKKIVTNYTINTGDIVKYRDKLWIILSEVNESRNTYKSLIRELPHTIKIYIDNTLQEIPCVIESSNNGIVEGKFIITGDGNLKLTLQDNTITQKIHEGMRIIKWGYAWKVIAKSGENKGLTYIFFEKDATNSATDDIENEIADRWKYEVKHNYSIETPIELNINKGNTKQLSVIVKDRIDSGTVVVENPTIMYVSGDDNIVTVSNRGLITGVNEGNTTITIKFENIEKIINISVSNVVELVIIGRDTMTLDRTREYTSNIPVNWTIEDIDNRSEKPWATITSQTDTSVTVKTTSDWIFNDDSCKYFNIIATDKNNSSNVIKKKIEITAY; encoded by the coding sequence ATGATGAATGTATTTGATACTGGATTTAAAGAAGATTTTGATTATATATTATCTACAATAGGCGAATCCATAACAATAAATGATAAGGATATAAAAACTGCATTAATAACAAAAGGAGATAATAAGGACAAACTAATAAACTATAAGAAAATAGTAACTAATTATACTATTAATACTGGTGATATAGTTAAATATAGGGATAAATTATGGATTATATTATCAGAAGTAAATGAAAGCAGAAATACATATAAATCTTTAATAAGAGAACTTCCACATACAATAAAAATATATATTGATAACACGCTCCAAGAAATTCCTTGTGTAATTGAATCTAGCAATAATGGAATTGTCGAGGGAAAATTCATAATTACTGGTGATGGTAATTTAAAATTAACTCTACAGGATAATACCATTACACAAAAAATCCATGAAGGTATGCGTATAATAAAATGGGGTTACGCTTGGAAGGTTATCGCCAAAAGTGGCGAAAACAAGGGTTTAACTTATATATTTTTTGAGAAAGATGCTACAAACTCCGCAACAGATGATATAGAAAATGAAATAGCCGACCGTTGGAAATATGAAGTAAAACATAATTATTCAATAGAAACACCTATAGAATTGAATATAAATAAAGGCAATACAAAACAATTAAGTGTAATTGTAAAAGATAGAATAGATAGTGGTACTGTAGTTGTAGAAAATCCTACTATTATGTATGTTAGTGGAGATGATAATATAGTTACAGTTAGCAATAGGGGATTAATTACTGGAGTTAATGAAGGTAATACGACTATTACTATAAAATTTGAAAACATAGAAAAGATTATTAATATTAGCGTTTCTAATGTTGTAGAGTTGGTTATTATTGGAAGAGATACAATGACATTAGATAGAACTAGAGAATATACTTCTAATATTCCAGTAAATTGGACAATAGAAGATATTGATAATAGAAGTGAAAAACCTTGGGCTACTATTACAAGTCAGACAGATACAAGTGTTACTGTTAAAACTACATCAGATTGGATTTTCAACGACGATAGTTGTAAATATTTCAATATAATCGCAACTGACAAAAATAATAGTAGTAATGTAATTAAAAAGAAGATAGAAATAACTGCATATTAA